The genomic stretch AGTAAAATCTGTTCAAACCTCTTTCTAGGGAGATTCATGCATCCCCTTCACATTGAGCCCTTCTGGTTACTGAgcctctttgggtctgtggagTGAAGCATGGCTGTTAtttatttaacagctaatatccacttatgggtttataccatgtttgtctttctgggtctaggttacctcactcaggatgatacatttgcctgcaaatttcatgatgtcattgtttttaacagctgagtaatactcaactatgtaaatgtaccacattttttaatccattctttggttgaggggcacgtaggttgtttccagtttctggctgctaTGAATAAAATTGCACTGAACatgattgagcaagtgtccttatggaAGGATGGAgattcctttgggtatatgcccaagagtggtacagctgggtcTTGGGGTAGATTGatacccaattttctgaggaactaccatattgatttccatagtggctgttcAATTTTACAGTCCCAcctgcaatggaggagtgtttgccttactccacatcctctccagcataaactgtcactgtctattttttttatcttagctattctgacatgTCTAAGATCTgtacctctttttaaaattggattatttggtttgttgatatctagtttcttgagtttttacgTACTTTAGATAGTAACCTTCTGTTGGATGTGGAGTTAGTGAAAAGTTTTCCATCCTGTAGGCTGcgattttgtcctattgatggtgtccttttccttacagaagcttttcagtttcatgaggtcttatttgttaattgttgatcttagtgcctataatatcagttttcttttgaggaagttgtctcctgtgccaatgtgttcaaggctattccccactttcttttctataaggttcagtgtatctggttttatgttgaggtctttgattcatatggacttgagttttgttcagggtgatagatatggatcaatttgcattcttcttcaTGCTGAAATCCAGATAGATAATCAtgattttttgaagatgctttcttttttctattgtgtatTTCTGGCATCTTTATCAAAATccataagtgtgtggatttatatctgggtcttcaattcaattctattgatcTACAtgttttatgtcaataccataCAGTTGTTATTACCACAGCTCCATAGTACaccttgaaatcagggatggtaataCCTCAGGATGTTCTTTTATTActcagaattgttttagctatcttaCGTTTCTTGTTTTTTCATGTGAAGTTGAGTGCTgccctttcaaggtctgtaaagaattgtgttggaattttgatggggactacattgaatctgtagattacttttagtAGGATGGTGGTTTTTTATTATGTTAGTCCTACTAATCCATGACCATGGGAtatttttctgatatcttcttcaaagcCTTGACGTTTTTTGTAGtacaagtctttcatttgtttgaccCAGTTTTCATTCAGTAGGGAGTTGTTTAGTTCTCATGAGTTTAtaaactttctgttgtttttgaaaaCTAGCTCTAAtcaatggtggtctgataggattcAGGGActtgtttaaattttatgttagTTGAGACTTGCcttgtgaccaagtatgtggtcaatattCGAGAAAGTTCTgtgaagtgctgagaagaaggtatattcttttgtgtttgagtgaaatgttctATACATACTTTCTCAGATACTAAAATGGCTACAtaagcttgtttcttaggtccagttgtttggaaaatcttttcttagTCAATGTCTATCTTTGGTTTTGAGATGTATTTCTTTTAAGAAGAGAAGGGTAGATTATGTTTTTGcattcattctgttagtctgtatctttttattgggaaGTCCATTGATATGGAGAGATAccaatgaccaatgattgctaattcctgtttgttgttgttggtggtggtgatggtggaggtggtggtggtggtggtggtggtggtgtgtgtgttttctgtgggTCTGAATTTGTGgacagatattgtttaaatttgtcttcatcatgaaatatcttgttttttccatctctGGTGAAGGAAAGTTTTGCAGGGTGTAACATTCTCGGATGTCATCCATGTCTGTAGGACATCTGTCCagacccttctggcttttagagtctccattgagaatttgggTGTAATACTATttggtctgtctttatatgttacttgatctttttctcttgcagcttttcaTATACTTTGTTCTGTATGCTTAGTAATTTATTGTGAGGGGAGtggtctttcttttctggttcagtcAATTGGTGTCGGTGTCATGTAAGCTTATACCTTTATTGACATGTCCTAGGCTGAAAAAATACCCcttcataaggaatgggctccgaaagtccatttgtgcactaggggtaaataccggttccactattagaggtcccatagactgcccaggcctcttaaatggcacctacattcagaggacttggttcaggccagtgctggttccccagctttatgactggggtccctgtgctctcactaggtcggGTCAGCAGTTTctataggtttctccagcacagtcttgacacttttgttcatccctcctccctttctacaactggattccaggagtttggctcagtgctcagctgtgggtgcctgcttctgcttccatcagctactggatgaagattctaggaTGACAaaaaaaggtagtcatcaatctcattataggggaagggcatcaaaggcggcCACTCCACtactgcctaaattcttagttgggctcatctttgtagatctctgaacatttccctagtgtcagatttctctttaaacctatactggttccttctattaaggtatctcttttcttgctcgcCAATATTCCTCCCcggactcagtcttcctgattccTCTTGTTCTGCTTCCCCTTCAttgtctccccttctctttttcctcactcccttccctgcccttccttATTCCTAATTTGCTTAGGAGTTCTTGACCTGAATATCCCAACGCATATGAAGCAGACATGTAGGACtttaaaacaactttataaagatgatggAGATCCtccaagaggaaatgagaaaatccctttaagaaatagaaaaaaaacaaaaattacaggaaatggaggaaaagaaaaggacaaaaattCATGAAATCGACAAATCTcttaaagagagcaaggaaagccaagaaaaaaaaaacaaccaaaaagtgaaggaaacaattcaaacaattcaatgcttgaaagctgaaataaaacaataaggaaaacacagaatgaaggaatgttggaaacagaaaatctgggtaaacaatcaggaactacaaatgtaaGTATAACctatagaatacaagagatggaagagagaatctcaggtgttgaagactcactagaggaaatagagtcatcaatcaaagaaaatctcaagtcctggacacaaaatatccaggaaatacgggacaccgtgaaaaggccaaaagtaaaaataatagatatagaagaaggtgatgaaatacagctcaagggtacagaaaacatattcaagaaactCATAGCAGAAAACTTtcttaacctaaagaaggatatgacttgtatcctgcaactttgctgaaagtatttataaGCTGTAtgggttccctggtagaatttttcaggtcacttatataaactaaaataataaataaataaataaataaataaataaataaactatcatattatctgaaaatagtgaaagtttgacttcttcatttccaatttgtatgtacttgatctccttttgttgtcttatggctttagctagaacttcaagtgcaatattgaagagatatggagacagtggacagctttgtcttgttcctgattttagaggaatcaagtctatttagtttgattttggctattggtttgctgtatattgcttttattatgtttagttatgttcctgttatccctgatctctctaagacctttatcacgaaggagtgttggattttgtcaaaggctttttcagcttctagtgagatgatcatgtttttttttttttctttaggcttgtttatatggtggattacatatAGTGAacgtactggaaggaaaactccagcccaTGAAAGttaaccacactcacaaaaactTATATAATacagataatctcactttaccaaatagcaaaagaaaaaaaaggaaggagaatccACACAAAATTCCTTcacaaacaacaaatccaaaacaaacaagaattaacattcaatggtcattaacattccttaatatcaatggtcttaactataaaaagacacaggctaacagaatggataggaagacagaatccattcttctgctgcatacaagaaacacacctcaacttcaaagacagattctgaaagccagaaggtcctggatagatgttctacaaatgctaagggaccatggatgccagcccagactcctattcccagcaaagctttcaatcaatacagatgtagaaaacaagatattccatgacaaaacaagattaaataatacatacccacaaatccagtcctacagaaagcctgttacttcagagtaaagggttggggaaagtttttccaatcaaatggacccaagaaacaagttggtgtagaaatcctaatatctaacaaattagacttcaaactaaaatcaatcaaaagagaggaaggtcatttcatagtcaccacaggaaaattccatcaagatgaagtctcaattctaaagaTCAATGCCTCAAAtaggaaggcacccacattcgtaaaagagaCATTAATAAATCTCAAatcacacttatagtgggagatttcaacaccccactgtcaccactagactggaccatcagacagaaatttaacaaagaaacaaaggaactaacagaagttatgacccaattggaattaacagaaatctatagaacatttcatccaaacaccaaagaatatattttcttcttagtgccacatggaaccttctctaaaatcaaccacatactcggcaacatagcaaacctcaacagagtTTTTCATTGAGAAGTAGGGtgcaattcttttttctttctttctttttttttttttttttggttttttgagatagtttccctgttgctttggaggctgtcctggaattagctcttgtagaccagactggtctcaaactcacagtgacccaattgcctctgcctccccagtgctggaattacaggtgtgcaccaaccaacacctggctgagaaatcgggtgtaattctgataggtctgcctttatatgttacttggcctttttctttttctgctcttaatgttttttctttattctgtaagtttggtgttttgattattatgtgtcaaggggacttaaTTTGGGGGGCTAGTCtatttgatcctacctatcaaagagcatgagaactctttccattttctggtatcatctttgatttctttctttgaagattccaagttcttgttatacagttttttcctttgtttggttagcattaccccaagatattttatgttgtttgtggctattgtaaagggtgatatttctctgatttctttctcagcccatttatcatctgtatctagtagggctactgattttttaattaatcttgttggttcttcaagaaaatcaacaaggtagacagaCTTGtcctccacaaaatttgaaaatttaaagaaatggacaattttctggatagatatcacttatcaaaattaaatcaagaacagataagcaatttaaatagacctataactcctaatgaaatagaagcagtcatcaaacatCTCCCAaccccaaaaaaagcccagggccagatggtttcagtgcagaattctaccagaaattcaaataagagctaataccaatacgcctcaaattgttccacacaatagaagcagaaggttcattgccagaCTCTTTTACAGGACTACagttaccttggtacacaagctacacaaagacacaactaagaaagagaattacagaccaatctccctcatgaatattgatgcaaaaatactcaatgaaatactggcaaatcgattctaagaacacatcagaaaaatcacccaacatgatcaagtaggcttcatcccagggatgcaggaattgttaaacataggaaaatccatcaatataattctttgatttctttaagggatttattcatttcctctttaaggacctgtatgagccgggcgttggtggtgcatgcctttaatcctggcacttgggaggcagagccaggcggatctctgtgagtccgaggccagcctggtctccagagcaagtgctaggataggctccaaagctacacagggaaaccctgcctcgaaaaaccaaacaacaaaaaaaaggacctgtatgtcttcataaaattgattttaaggttgttttcctgtgtttccaCTGTGCTGAAATATTCAGGACTTGCTTTAGTAAGATAGCTAGGCTCTGTTAGTGACACATCACCCTTGCTGTTGTAGATTGTGGTTTTACACTGTTGTCTAGACATTTGGTTTAGGTCTAGGTGccaatttctgagtttgtctttgttggatggtattttgttccttggcttctgtttcctctaTGATCTTCTGGCCTGAGTGGCCTGTGGTCAGgttgatttgggggctggaatTCTGGTGCCAGGTGTGGCTTCTGGTCCAGTTGGGGGTCATCTGCAGGAGTTGGGGTCTGGGATATAATGATTGGAAGGTGTGGAGTAATTGGAGGTATGTTGAGTGGGCATGGAGTAGGGGCAGTGCTGGGGCAGTTGGGCTGACTACTGTTCTGTTAGTCAGTATGTCCTCTGGGCCAGAAGGGTACCTCTGCTGGAATTGGGGACCAAGATATGGTGAGGAGGACAGTAGAGCTGGTTGGGTGTGGGCTGGGAAAGCACTGAGAAAGTGGAGACATTCCTTGGGCAACTAGCCTTCCTGGAGTTCTGGAGGCCAACATGGCCTATGGTTTGGCAGAAAGCTTCCTTCAGAGTTGTAGGCCTGGATATGTTGCTGAGGAAAGGAGGGGTGGTTTGGGGTAGGCGGGGTAGGCACTGAGAGAGTGTTGGCAGTCTGTGGGTGGGGGAGCAGCTTATCTGAGCTTCTGGGTGCAGTCATGGCCTCTACTAAAACAGGGGCTTCTGCCAAGTTGTGGGTCAGGATATAGTCTATGCttgatatttttctatttttttatttaaattagtacaagcttgttttacatgtcaacctgtttcctctccctcccctcctcccctgccctccactaaccccctatcccattccctttctgctagGGTGTATGCTTTATATTATGATGTGGATTTGAGGGATCTAACTAAGGTCCTCATGCatgtgtggcaagtgccttaccaactgagccatctctccaggctggtATTTTAGAATTATAAATTAATGTTATCCTCAACTGAataatttttcatcattttaacaCTGTATGTTCTTCTCCCCTTATCtgttcataaaatataataatttaatatattttaaaatttaaatattgtttttaaaatattatttttttttcagtttgccaAGCTGTGACTGTTTATTAACTGTCCAGATTACAAAAATACCGCAGGCAACACCTTAGTTCATCCATCTAATAAGCTTGTTTATCTGGTCTTCCCTGTTGCCAGCATCACCACCTTCCACAAAATgagttgtctttttcttcattccaCCTCGGGGAGAAGATAATTTGAAGGGCCACAGGAAGTTATTTGCTTCCTTGAAGCGTTTTTCAACTGTATAAATCTCATGAATTAGATCCTCCATGCAGATGATTCCGTATTTACCAAGAGATCGAGCAATCAAGGAATTGTCTGTCAAGGCAATTCTCTTCTTATTGATTTTGCCATAGCCACGCTTGTAGATGAGCTTGTTTACTGACTTCAGGTTGGGGTACCCCCATGCAATGTATGGTTCCACAATCCTCAGCATATTAATTGAAGCCTTGTTGAGCTTAACAAAGGTGCCATTGAAGATCTGACGAAGACAGAGCAGCTGCAACATCTTGGGAACCTTTGGGCTTACACCATTGATACCTCGGATTCGGATGACAAATGCCAGCTTGGGTTCTACAGGCACATAGGGGTTTCCAGCTTTCCTTGCCATCCTAGTCATGCGAATCTCTGTCCTGTACATCTGCCTGTTTTCCTTGTGGTAATGCTTTGCTTTTCCATAAATGAGCTTCCTCCATGGCTTCCGCAGTGTCTTCAGTGCAAAGTTCTTGCGAAAGCGCTTCACCTTCAACTCTGCGaaattcctttgctttttcttaagGGTTTCTGGCACAGAAGgaaccttctttttcttctccggCACAGCCTCCTCCATGGTTCcagtcagaaaacagagagagcgaaaatattaattttttatggTATGGGTGTTTCCATATATATCAAGTGTATGCTGAGCCCACAGAGGACTGAgcgggtgtctgatcccctggaactggagttaccgttGGTTGTTAGCTACCcggtgtgtgctgggaattgaaccagggtcttctggaagaggaaccagtgctcttaattgctgagctctCTAGCCCTGAATATTAACTATTTCTAGAACCAATCCTTCTCAGTATCTATGAACTATTACTTTTTATACATTACTGTATCTTCTCAGTAGtcaaggctgtcctagaactcattatgtaaatcatagtaatcctcctgactcagtttCTTAAGTGCTAGCATTACAGGAGTAAAACACTGTGAACCATCATGCCCTGTTTGTTAATATTTCCTCTGTTTAGGTTATTGAGTTTCTAAAACAGTTTTACTATGCATatgagactggcctggaactccccatGTAGTCCAGGTTGCCTTCAAACTTTTCATcctctcatctctgcctcccaagtgcttgggttaCAGTTGAGTACCATTATGTACAGctgaattctctctctccttcccctctccctttctctttgtatgtatataatatgcaCAGTTGTGTGCTTATATGTGGGCCATGGGGAGGCCAGCATATCTTTGTTTAGGATAAAATTGTTATATTTTAacttgtatgagtgttttacctgcatgtatgtatgtatgtgtataacaaATATTCAGTGCCCCTGGAGAGCTGAAACATGTGgcagtgtcagatctcctggagttacagatgattttgaGGAATTGTAAGAAttaggaattgaatccaggtcttctgcaagtgcagccagtgctcttaaccactgagccacctctccagcttctccatcttattttgatGTTGGATCTTTCACTAAACCTGAAGTCATGGTTTTGGCGAGGCTGGCTAAACATCTGTCTCCTGGGATCTACCTATCTCCATGCCAGAGGTTATAGACACACACCCAAGAAAGGCTTTTTAAGTGagtgcttgggatttgaactAAGGTTCTCTTACTTTCATAGAAGCTGCTCTTATCCATGGGGACTGAGCCATGTCCCTAGGCTCGCATTTGTTAATCTTTTAAGATCTGTGAAAACCTGTTTATTCAAAATAGAGGTTgctcagaaatattttttgttaagtATCACTGCTGTTTTTTGAATAAAGTTATGTGAGAGTTCATAAAAACCTTTGATATTTCTTCCTCACATTTCCTAAATATttagaattaataaaaaacacTTGGGGTATCATCTGAAATTTGTATTCTTGGACTTGGAGGGTTTTTTgattaaagattaaaaattttATAGTTAATTATTCATTTGAGTTTCCATTTTATCATGAGCCAATATCGGAAAACTAAATGATGcttgaaatatataaattttatcagttctaaaaataaatatttacagtacttatttgtaatttaaaaaattccatgGGTGATTAGGTCTCTGTCTTTCCCCCTACTCTTGTTtattttaccttttgttttttcaatattaCCCAATTTTACTACAGACTGGaccattttcttaatgttttgagGCTGTCTTTCATTTGATGATgccagtttcttcatttgcatTATATTGGTGTGTGCTCCTAGAGTGTTATTacaatctttatattttattttactttattttcattttttgaggcagggttatccctggctgtcctgggcctcattatgtagaccaggctggcctcaaactcatagagtttgcctgtctctacctcctgactactggaattaaaggtatgcaccaacaTGATGGtttgatttgcttatttttttttttttttagcttcctGGAGCAAACCCatagtttatgtattttcagtctttttttgttttgttttgtttttcgagacagggtttctccgtattgctttggagcgtgtgctgcaacttgctctgtagaccaggctggcttcaaagtcacagagatctgcctgcctctgcctcccaagtgctgggattaaaggcgtacaccaccaaagcccggctactttcagtcttttaaaacatttttttatttagttatacATTTCTGCCCATATTTTTATAAGTAGTGCTTTAACTGTGGGATGATTTTCAGGAAGTTTTCGTTTCCTTTACATATGTGGTTGCCCATGTGCAAACACATGTCTGTGCttgtgggtgtggaggtcagaggtcagcgtTGAATGTTCTTAGGGAGTTTTTGAccttgttttgttgagacaggtttttttcccttgagccaggctctcactatgtagttctggctggcctgtaactttttctgtagactaggctgacactgaactcacagagatcacctgcctctgctcttgaatgctgggattaaagaactgTACCAACATCCCtatcttgagacaggatttctagaGTTAAAGGCCTCTGCCACCATGCACAGTCTAGACCTGTTTTTGAGTATTAGTTGAACTCAATCAATGTATACTAGATCATGATTATTTATGTGTTCTCAATTTTTACATATTTCAGCCATGTATTTTGAGTTTGGCTTTGTTTATTTCCATGTCTTGTTTTTTATTCACCTTTTCTTATTTTGGCTACActaaatttattatattattattttcttatactGTGTTTTATTGAACTTACTAATtgaatttatgttgtttgttgttttatacaatatttaaatattttcccccACTAAAGTTGTGCATTAAAtccatttattttgaaacatCAAATTTATTTCTTGTTAGCAACTAGTTGTAGCAGTGGTGTTCAAATCCTTCCTCTGTCATTTATATATTGCATGAATATAAGAAAAGATTTTTTCATGAATTGCCAAAACTGAAAGGATAGTGATGATAATTACAATActgatagtgatggtgatggtatTTAATTCATGGTCTGTCTGTGAGAAtacaaatttattattatattcaaAACATTTATGAAGGACACAATAAATATCACTCAATATTATGATTACTGATCACTTACTGCTACCATAGACTAGACTGTTCATTTttgtgcgtatgtatgtatgtatgtatgtatgatgcatgtatatctgtatgtgtctttttcatgtgtattggtgcatgtgaagaccagaggGTGACACAGTTCTTCATTAGTTACTCtccacattaatttttaaagcagcatctctcactaaacccagagctcaccatttTAGCTCAGTTGGCTGGCCAGAGAGGCCCCGGGATCCTCCTGTCTATGCCTCCCCtgccctgggattataggcactcCATGTTGggcttttatgtggattctggtgcttgaactcaagacctcaggCTGTGGAGCAAGTACTTTTCCATCTCCTTGTAATGTATTGCCAAATTCCCGTGTGCTGTTGGAGCTCACTGAAAAGAAGGCTCTGAAAGCCGCCTCATTTTCCTCTTGATTTCAGTCTCAAGCATGTTTTTCTCACAGTATCCTCCAAAGTCCCTTTTGTTGGGAAGCCTGGCTTCCCCAATTCTGTGacagggagagaaaagaacagcaaaacaACTCAAGAGTAAAACTGTTGTGTCTAGAAAACAGCCAAAATTCAACCATTTCCAGCATAGCTTACTTTTGATGTTTACTGCATGCTCTAAAAATTCCTGCAGTGGGACAGGGAAACTAAAGTTCAGTCAtgggaaacaaacacacatggaGAGGACAGAGAGCACCATGCAGTGGGAACTCAATGGAGTACTCCAGCTAGCTTCCCCAATGGGTTTCTCCTGGATGATTGTAAGTTCCTGACTTGGTGTCCTTAACTGTCTGCTGCtatttgttgctttattttgaaGTCCCACCCAAGAGGACATTGTGCTAAGCCCAGGACATTCTCTAAATTGTAAAGTTCCCTAGTTTCAGGCTTCCTTGGTCAATTTCTGCTGGATGTCTGTAAGCTGGTGATTTTGATGATTTTGATGATTTTGATGATTATGGTTTGCTTGCTCTCCCAGTTGGGCTACTCAGCCATCTCTGCTAGATATTGTGAACTCCCAATTTGATGAA from Cricetulus griseus strain 17A/GY chromosome X, alternate assembly CriGri-PICRH-1.0, whole genome shotgun sequence encodes the following:
- the LOC100771117 gene encoding 60S ribosomal protein L7, with amino-acid sequence MEEAVPEKKKKVPSVPETLKKKQRNFAELKVKRFRKNFALKTLRKPWRKLIYGKAKHYHKENRQMYRTEIRMTRMARKAGNPYVPVEPKLAFVIRIRGINGVSPKVPKMLQLLCLRQIFNGTFVKLNKASINMLRIVEPYIAWGYPNLKSVNKLIYKRGYGKINKKRIALTDNSLIARSLGKYGIICMEDLIHEIYTVEKRFKEANNFLWPFKLSSPRGGMKKKTTHFVEGGDAGNREDQINKLIRWMN